TAATCAAGCACGATTCTCATTCtgaaaagaaagaatccatTCAATCCAAGAAAGATACTCCATTGCATATAGGGGGGATATGTGACCAAAAAGTTACACTTTTTTTTGAAAGCCATGTAATGGGGTAAATAGCTGTAAGAGGAAACTTTGGCTGTtggattggccaaaaaaacTCATTTTGCAGGGCAACCAGGCTCgggagagaagaaaatttttgttgtaacttgtaactAGAATAttactattttattatttttgaccAATAATGCAATGACAtctgaaaaaaataatcatttgTGTCGTTGCGCTATTGACAGGAGAGAAAAAGTGctatatttttcttgcattAAAGTCTCTCTCCAAGAGGAGGTGgggttttggattttgatggTAGAACAGAATATTCATATTGGAGAGCTTTGCTTTCGCTTGGCAGTGGTAAAAATCACATTTATGCGTGATTTGATTTGTGCAGGAAAgtaaagagaaaaacagaaaaaggtgAAAATCATTGTGCAAATAATGGGTGGAGTGGAGTGGATGTTCTCAACTCAAAGGAATCGTAATCTAGATAAAACCTcaacatgcatatatataatgcCAGCTTAAAAGTGACTTCGAAATCTGTGCATGGCTGGCCTGGCTTCGCTTGCAtcaacaaaaacttgaaatcGTGCAACTCTTTTCAGGGTTTTATAAATCTAAAAGTCTACTCATGATCTTTACATTAATTGTTAGCAATCTGTGCTGTGCGGCACGGCTTAGAGGGGTCGTTGAACATGAAGTTAGCATTCGCACTGCAGAaatcataaagaaaaattattgcTTATTATGATTATTCAACCTAATGTATATAGCTTTTCAGCTTAATTTCTACGACAAATGAAAATATGCATTCCATtcttttgagagagagagagagagagagatttgatAGCAGCTTTGGCCCTCCATAAAGGAAATCCACcaaattttgatgattttacCCAAACTATGGATTGTAGTCCACACAAACTTGTCATTTTCTATAtgcaaaaagacaagaaaTGGTGGAGAACTTTCCAAGCTGATAATGAATGggaaagccaaaaaaaatggTGTCAGAGAGAATATAATGCAGCCCTTTCAGAATGTTGTAGGACCAAACTCCCATCAAACTGCGCTTTAAGTACTCATATAATTGTGCTGTACATGTACTGCCTGACtatatctatatgtatatCTTTATTAGCAATGTCTAGGAACACGATCAACTTATTATCTGTTTTCCTCtgattcaatttcaaatttcaactcTGAGATTTTCCTATATGTATGTCCTGCTAGTTTAATTACAGGTATTGCAGCTGAGAGAGGGAGCAAAATAAGTGTTCCCAAACACCCTTTAGTTTCTAAACCaagaaatgaaaggaaaagaaacttGCATATGCGAGACAAATTACATCCAaatatgcaattttttttataaaaataaattcaccAATGTGGTAAAAACATTAAACAGCTTTTGGAAATCTGAAGCCAGAAACCCTGCTAGCTCCCAGTCATCCTATTTAATGATGATGAGAAACATGATTGTTaccaaaaatacaatgaaatagtACGGAATGCAAGGAACTGAAAAAGGAgaaataattacaaatataGCTAGCTAGCCTGGAaagcaaataataataagggaAGAGTTGAGTTGAGTTGAGAGCATGTGCTTTTCTGAGAGACGAATGGTCATGTTGTCATTCTGCCTCTGCTTTCATGGGCCCGCCCCCCCCACTCCCCTTCCAATTCTAGCTGCATTATTAGCACATAACTGCAAGCAAATCAGAatagaaaaaaacaaagatcgACACCACATTTTTCTCGCAAAAGTTGGCACTCGTTTAAAGATgtccctcctcctcctcctccgtagagagagagagtggggcCTTTCTCATCACTTCATAGAACTTCATACTAAGTATGTCCCACTTGTTCTCTAGGGGCTGCAAGCCTGGCATTGAGTTGATcggaatttatattttcttttcatgtgtGAGCACTGAGCACTGAGCACTGAGGACATATAGCattgttttcttcttaaatTAATTGAAGTGATAATGAAAGATTCCAACTCTTTATTTTCATGATTACGGTGGAGACAAACACAGTCCTCTCCTCTGCAGATTATACATTTCAATGCTTAATTAGATTCAGtccaaaaattaatgatgaGACAAGCAAAAGGGTAAGGGTAATTAATCAAAGCAAACCCACGTGGGCAAAGCTTAAAGATATTGATAAAGTGGTGATCGAGGATGTGATGAATGTGATAAGTTGTTAGGGAGTGAGTGTATATACAATATATCATCTTCTGCATGCAAGTACAACAAGTCGTAGAACAGTGATACGCATTAAGTGAATACgtgtttgaattttatttggcAAAATTTGAAGCAGCCATAGTGGGAAGCAGATTTGCTTTAACAGGAGAGTCGTGGGGTTGTCAAGACTCAAGACTCAAGAAAAAAGCTAAAGTAGCTAGGAGTTTATTGATCGatgaataaaattaaataagggcCCCCATGCACACCATGCTGTAGATCCTCCTACCTTTCGTATATATAAAGACCCCATTCACGTCTTCATTCTTTAACTtagaaatttattatttcatataGAGGTAGGTAGGTAGCGAGGTCATGGACAAGAaaagatcatcatcatcatcatcatcatcatcagttGTGACATGGAAACCAGCTGCAGCAAATGGAAATGCACAGGCGCCCAAGAAGAACTTGTGGACGCCAGAGGAGGACTTGATTCTCAAAAAATACGTGGAAACTCATGGTGAAGGCAATTGGGCCACTGTGTCCCAGCGATCAGGTACTTGCTCTTACTTACTTACTTGCCAATCAATTCATTTCTCATAgtcacacaaacacaaacaattAAACACATGCACatacatatgcatatataaaatatatgatatgCATGCAGGTCTGATGAGGAGTGGAAAGAGCTGTAGGCTGAGATGGAAGAATTACCTGAGACCCAACATAAAACGTGGACACATGTCCCAAGAGGAGCAAGACCTCATTATCCGAATGCATAAGCTTCTTGGCAATCGGTCAGTTATATTTAATCTTTAATCTCTTTAATCTTTAATCATCATCACAACAATTAATTGACCTACGTACTAAattacctatatatatatatttgtagaTGGTCACTGATTGCTGGGAGGCTTCCTGGTCGAACGGATAATGAAGTGAAGAACTACTGGAATACCCATTTGAACAAGATGAGCTGCCCAGCTgcacccaaaagaaaaagtagccATTTGAACAAGATCGTCACtcataagaagaaaaagaacagaaTCAGCAGctgcaccaccaccaccacctgtACTGATCGTACTgatgatgatcatgatcaAATTCAGAAGAAAGACGCCACTGACTttgatcatgatcatgatcatcGCCAGGAACCAAACGGATCAAACCTTACTTCTAGTGCCAGCTGTTACTACTATGACATTAATGACATGGTAGAATCTCCAATATTCACATCGCACCACGACTGCCTGCAGTACCTGCCTACAAACTTGAACGCAACATTTCTGTTTGATCACGATTTCATTGCTGCCGACGCcgcctcctcttcctcctatttggattcttttcttttctttgaagCATTTGGATCGTCTGCTGCTGCTACTGCGGCTGACATGGAATCAGTTTTGCCATTAGCGTGTGCTGATCATCATCTAGGTTGGTGATATATTAATTGAAGCTGCCCGACCCTCCTCATCTCCTCATCTCCTcatcataatttaattaaataagagcACTTGTATACTTGGGAGTAGAAGCTgctatttataattattagtTAAACGttagttttatatatatatatatcgagCTAGCTTAAGTATCTAGTGCTTGTTTTTCTCAGGATGCACTCTGACGACTCATAATCGATccctctttcttttccttttctttcttttgaaaatgcaaacaaaatattaacGAGGCAGATCTTCGCACAAAATCTGAATCAAACAGAACAGCCACCTATTTTTCTTCGGCAAAATCATACGCCTAACATGTACGGTGTACCCCAGGCAGGCAGGCTCGGTAGAGTTCAATTACCCACACATCACATGgatgaaattaaaaaggaGTTCGAGGTCTGCGAGCTTTGATTTCTCTCAACTAATGAATCAACTTTTCAACTCGACTTGTAGTCGTATGATACAAAACTTCACAGTTGACTTGACTCAATAGTAATACGCACAACAAATCACAAGTAAATCCGGGactgaattaaaaataaataataaaaatttggcCAATTGATGATTGTATCATAAGAATTGACATGATATATTGTAAAAATCACTGATGCAGGTAAAACGACAAATACGAAAAATAAGCAAATTGTCTAAAGCAATAGTTTGATTTCTATGTCCAAGTTTAAAGTTGATAAATCCAATCCTTTCCTCCCTGGAATGGGAATGGGGGAATGGGAATTGGGAATACATTCATTTACAATACGTCGTCTAGTTCCTGTTGAGGATACAATAATAAACCATAATCATCAACAGGCAATGAGGGTGGAGTTCCAGGTGGAATGCAAGCAGCACCATTCTCACCAGCACATATACACAGAGCCTCCGCATCCCTCACAACTGCATCAAGATCTATATGACCACTCAGCTCATTAATGAACTTCAATAGAGTGTCAAAGTCCATCTGCTCCCCGATTATCTTACTACGGTGTCGCTTCAATATCGCAACACACACATACAGGTGCAGGTGCTCAGACGGATAATGTGCCCACAATACCTCCCACAACCGCATTGTTTTGTCGAATTCAAACTCCCTAAAGATATGTGATGAAACTCTATTAGGAAACAGGGAGCAAAAGTAAAATACAGTAACATTGTGTAGTAATAATCAACTATACAGTAACCCCCCCAAGCATATACATACACATATGTACATTGATTAAACAGAATGCGGAACACTAAATAATCAACTAGTAGATCAAGGAACCAGACCTTTTAAATTGTATTAGAACCCAGCGGAAACAAAAGAAGTAATTCAAGCAGTCACGCTGTGTAAAGTGATTGTGCAGCGGAATGTCTAACAACTCCACCAACTGCAACAACAATGATTTAGAATTAATTAGGAACACAGAACTACTATTGCTGCCTGGCAAAACAAATGTAAGGTAAATAGATGACCACGCCACCAAATCTTCACGTCTAATAACTGGCATCAAAGTTTTGCTACACAATTTATGCAGATTGCTTGTTGTGCTATCCAATGTTTCCATCAGATAACATGATGGCATGtacacgagagagagagagagagagagagagagagagagagagagagagagagagagagagagagaccttaGTTATTGCAAAAAGTTGAGAGTGCATGCCATTTTGGTCCCGGTTAAAATTGGGCCCAAGACGCTCCATCAGTGAAACAAAACACCAAAATGTGTCTGACTCATCCTCCATTACAAACAATATTGGGGACAGAAGATCACTCATGCCCTGCAAGACAaaagaaagatatatataatgaatacAAGGAACACAGCAGCTCTGATTGAACTGGGCTATGAAGTAACATATTATGACAACTAAAATTAGGAGTTCATTATTTAAAACATGACCACAAGAGACAGGAAGATGATCAACACAATATATCATGAACTATCCAAACCACATTTTGATGATAACATTGTACAACGGTATTTTACTTCAGCTTATTGTGATTTGCATAAATGTAAAGAAATTCTATGCAGCCAACTGCAGCAAGAATCCACTGGGCACAAGAAGTAATCACCTGACAGTAACCAAGATCAAAGTTGTAAAATGAGTATGTTAACAGTATATCACGTAACAGGTTCACATTTGGATTATCGTCACCGTCATAGAAGGAGAGAGATCTGTCAGTCCTTAccttaagaaaattagaaCACAGTTAACAGTTAGACTTAAAATCTGTATTGTTAATTCACAAGTGAATATGAAAGATCAAAATAAATTCTGCAAGTTTCATGATACCACATCTTTCTCAATCAGGCCTTTTCTCTCCCTGAATTTTGTAAATCGTTTGGCCTGCTCTGGGGAGATACTCTGCAGAGGAAAATACAAATACGTATGTTACGCCACCTACTCAAGCTACTCATGAAAGAAGTGATGTTTGTGcatgagagagggagagagagatagacaGAGTGCGTCA
Above is a genomic segment from Prunus dulcis chromosome 7, ALMONDv2, whole genome shotgun sequence containing:
- the LOC117635541 gene encoding trichome differentiation protein GL1-like, which gives rise to MDKKRSSSSSSSSSVVTWKPAAANGNAQAPKKNLWTPEEDLILKKYVETHGEGNWATVSQRSGLMRSGKSCRLRWKNYLRPNIKRGHMSQEEQDLIIRMHKLLGNRWSLIAGRLPGRTDNEVKNYWNTHLNKMSCPAAPKRKSSHLNKIVTHKKKKNRISSCTTTTTCTDRTDDDHDQIQKKDATDFDHDHDHRQEPNGSNLTSSASCYYYDINDMVESPIFTSHHDCLQYLPTNLNATFLFDHDFIAADAASSSSYLDSFLFFEAFGSSAAATAADMESVLPLACADHHLGW